The window ATACTTGATTTAGCAATAACTTGGTGAATTTGTTCCTCATTCATCAAGTTCGTCAGTTAAGTCACTTCCATTCGTTTAAAGAGCAGAACATGGACAATTGTAAGTCACACGTTACATTTCACACGTTGATACATCGTTATCATGATAGAAAACAAAGGTCACAGGGAGCTTTTGCACCTTTTATTTAAATGGAagcattaaaatatttaaaagtaGCGTCAAAGCTCATAATTCACGATCAGGCATCATTTCTTCAAagttatagtaaaaaaaaaaacgtacactGTTTATTTCTCCTGCTATAGCTGCATAAACTAACTGATGCTATGCTAACTAAAGAATTTACATCATACAAagctacatgtacagtatttaaacatcGATAAAGGGagtgttagaaaaaaaaaagtcaaccccACCCGGCCGGCACATGCAGGAAGGTAAAAGGAACGCCAACTAGGCAACTTCAAAAATACAGGAAGGAAATTAATTGTATAAAAAGATGCCACTGTTTTTTCAATTATGTTTGATTGAAGTGAGCAGAGCAGAGCATCATGGGTTTGCACGCGCCACCTGCTGCTCACATGAAGTCTTCCCCTTGATGTCCACGCACACGTCACCAGCAGGTGCCCGTTGACCTCACGCTGTCCTTCATCCAAGCGTGTTGGCGCATGCAGATGGAACAGGTGAACCGCTTTGTCAAGACATGGGCAACAGAGGCGGGAACGAGTCGGGCGGGTGCGACTTGAATATGTCCCTCATCAGGGCTGCGGGAGGATGGGACGCACGGGGTGAGGTCATAGGTTGACATCACCTGATGTGTGGCTCCAGGTGGCAAACGTACCAGCTGTGTCGCAGAGCCCCCTCATGCCGCCTAAGACAGGGTCTCTGTCGGTGAGGAGGTGACTCCGCCCCCGTGGGCCAGGCcccacctcggattggccagtTTCCTCCAGGCAGCCCTGTGTTCAAACACCAACACAAACGTGAGCGATGACAACAGCTTGTCTTCTCCTTAAGAGACGCCCCATCCTCTTCCTCTCACCAGTAACGAGTGGCTCAGAAGGAGCTCCTCTTCCAGCGAGGGGGGGTCGTGTTTGTGTCTCTTGTCGCCCGTTATCAGCTTGGACAGTGTGTCCTCCTCGTCCGGGTCGTAAGCCCTGAGAGACGAGCAGAGTGAGAGCGTGAGAAACAGCAGCAATCTTTGTCGACAAACATTCCAAAGTCCAGCCACGTGGTGTCCCTCGTACCGTTTCCTGTTGACGGTGGGGACCTCAGGCGAAGAGGACGGAGGCTCGCTCGTGTCCTCCGGCATGCCGCTGAAAAAGGTCAGCTGGAAGTCGTCATCCATGGAGATGTAAGGAGCCAGCGTGTCCAGATCAATCCCATCCATGACCTGAAGCAAGACAACGTGGTTGAGGTGACACTCCAACACGTTTATGGGCACAGACTGGTCACTTCGTTAGGTACATGTAATGAGACCCGATACAACAGTTCTGCCTTTATAaagctacagtaatcccttgtttactgcagttaattggttccagacatgacAGTGATAAGGAAATGTTTGCAAAGTAGGacaaaaattgaatattttcatagttacagaatagaaaacctgtttaccaccatataaatacagtttttaacattattagagccctctagacatgaaataacacccctatagtcacctttacgctcctattacccaatatagtagatataagagACAATAAGATACAATATAGacgcacatgttagcattgggagagttcctttttgcttttttacttcctgttttttacTTCATGTTCTGAACTTGGTTACTTTACAGATTTCACTtcttgcgggctattttgggaacctatcccccgcggtaaatgagggaagactgtacttcctgtggtgcctcatcaatgaaacattactgacacctagtgaccagtgcattacatatcatcatgtctttgaatgagtcttctgaatgccttatatttgtattttagttaaaagATACATAAAattttgatgatttattaattaatggtGGAATTCAATGCGCGATGTGGCTTAGACAAGCAATTAGACAAGCTGTGTTGCACTCACCAGCTGTTCTTGATCCTGCGCCTTGTCGGCATCTTCTGGGCAAAAGGCGAAAAACTTCTCCACCTTGCTGGTGTCCAGTACGTTCTCCTCGCATTGGCTCTGTGAGACATAAGGACATGTTTTTGAACACAGGCCTCCATGTGTTTATAAGGATGCaaactttttatttctatttctaccTGAACTGGCTGGGGTTGCAGTGAGGGGTCAACATCTGAagatgatggaggaggaggggtgATGGGGTTGAAGATGGGCGAGAGCAGCTGTCGCAGCTCTGGGGTGCACAGGTCCTGAGGGTCATCCGGGAGGCTGTCTGGACTGTGCGGCGTCACAAAGGAGAGAGACACGAAGTCTgacgggacaaaaaaaaaacaaaacaaaaacaacacacacacacacacaaagtcaacAACATGATCAATATGCAGCTGCTATTGACTTCAAACACGTGACAATGATGGAGAGGTTGTAGATTTACAAACACGCGTATGAACAATGCTACTTTTAAAGAATCTTTGTCAATGTAGTTTATTGTCTTTGTGTGCGTAAACACACCTCCTGTCAGCGGAGAGACGGAGTCTCCGTCCGCCGGCGTCAACCGGAGAAGCTCGTCCGGCGTCTCTGCGTCCGGCAGGCTGCCCGGTCTGGAACCCGAGTCCTTATCGAGGCGGTCAGAGCCCTCCACGGCTGAAGGTGACGACTCCTCTTTGTGGCTATCGGCGCCACAAAGCTGCTCCGTGGACAAAACGACATCTGACTGCTCAACAGCGCTGCAGAAGAAGAGATGACAGTGTGAGTGTTAtattttcagtgtttcccacgggACTGCAACCTATTTGTGGTGGGAGTGTAGATTACTTCGTCGTCtgatttgcatttgcatttgttagtcgttagtatcaacatttcagcctttttgctctattttaactttgtttttgttagttcaACAATGTGCCATTGGCCATTCAAATGGCCCGTATTTCACTGGGAAAGCCAAGTGTGCCGTCTTCCTAGCgcatgtgtccaaagtgcaactggggggccatttgtggcccgtggcacatagtggagaaggaaaaacaaatcaacaaaaaaaaaaaaaacagcaaaaattaaaaaaatctgacaaCAAAGAAAAATCTGAAATGCTTTGTCTTAAAGAAACATTattaacaaaattaaatatatatgtctatatctatctatttatctcTGGATCTCCGCTCCCGCGTTGAATTCTTTACCTTTCGatactcataaaatgtcttcaaggttgTCAGATGTCCATGTACAGTACCCATCCATCAGCTACCCTTGTGCGTACCTGAGTACAAAGTTGAGGCAGACCACCGCCTCCGGCTGTGACATTTTGCTGCTGTAGAGGACGGTGGCCTGCGTCTCTGCCCACACGAAGCCGCCGCCCCTCGCCAGGAAGCGGTAGGGGCTGGTGCTCACTTGACCCTTGGCCAGCACTGCACGAAAAggcacaaacaggaagtgaagattCAGTTCCAGCTAAACCGGAGCGGAACGCGTTCAAACTCACGCGTGTGCAGGCTTTTGTTGACGTGATCCGAGTCGAGCGCGTGGTGGAACTCGAACACTGAGCGACCGATAAGATCGGCCGCCTCATACCCCACCAACTCCGTTACCCTGGGAACACAAACACGCCCTAAAATCACAACTGGAATGTCTCGCACAGGACACAAACACAACGtttgtgcttggcggaggtcagaTGTTGAGGACAGGGCGGCACGCTCACCTGCCCTCGCAGTGCGTGAAGCGCAGGTCCATGCTGTGGCGGGTGAGGAAGGTGTGCGTGTCCAGAGGGAAGTCCACGCTGGACGGGTGAGGGATAGGCTCACACAGCAGCGCCATCACCATGCCACAAGGGGACGACGGGTCGCCCAATGGACGCATGTGACCTGTGCAGTGGAACACCTGGGAGACACGTTTCATAtcataaatcaggggtgtccaaacttttccgagtgaggaccacatactgaaaaatgaaagggtgcaagggacatatgctaagaagttataaatTCCCAATTTTGCtgtctctccccccccccccccccccccccccccaaatatttcttcaTAAACAACCTTcagaaatgttgttcttgttctAGCAtgcttttattcccatattatattataactttatttgttgttttaatattactttataactgtaatatttcaactttatgacactaaaattatgttatttttcctcacaatattacttttttcatgttaaaatgctacttttttctcctagtagttggagaaaaaagtcacgagtcataaatggcccccgggccacactttggacaccggtGTCATACAGTAAATCATGGAGCTGAAAATCATGACTACACGTTTGTGTCATTGCGGCACCTTCCAGCTGGCAGACTTGATGTTGACAGTACGCCCCCTGGTGGTCAGCGTGCTCTTCATCCGTAAGAAGAAGTTCTTGAGGGTGAGCTGACCTTGAGTTACTTTTTTACCACAGCCTGAAAACATAAACGAAGCATGtatataataatgacaataatgctgactgtaataataataataataacagtgtaattaattaatcgGACCGGGGCGCAGTGCGAGGATGTCCCTGAGCTCTTCCTGGTCGCAGGGATGAACAAAGTCGTAGACGCTCTGACCCAGCAGCTCCAACTGTGGaacgcaaacacacaaacactgttgGGGAGGTGTTCACTTGGCAACATGTTTATGATTGTGCCTGCACAACTGCATTGCACGGAGTCAGCTAAACCCCTCTTCGACTCCCCTCCAGTATCTCGTACTGCAACGTCTTCAAAGCATGCTGCATTTTTTCACGTCATAAATCAACGTGACACGTGCACGATTCTTCTCGAAGAGCCCAAACAGGCGGAAAGACTCagttcctgtccacacgggaatgttcctgagatttttttttcttttttttggcggattggggaaaaaaaaaaggttacgtTCACACTGTCGGATTAGTAAattgttgcatccagacgggaacaaaTCACTGAGTggaaatgatgtaatacacacGCATACCTACGCTtggcgctgtgaacaaacaTTCGAGCGgagccacgtgacacaccaaatcAGAGAAGAAGATAGAAAGTCCGTCCTCTTCCGCTTTCAAGACTTCAGAGAAGAGGAATTACTTCTGCGCGTCATTATAGAGTATTAGACAACAAAATAGGAGGAGAATGCCGACTGGGGTGAGTGGTGTACGTTGAAATATTCAGCTATTATGTTGGTTggttgtcaaagctcacttggggtcacgtgacggcggcgagttggtgatgtcatcgttttcgtattgcctgtatacacggcaacgacaagccggcgttctCAGATTTacccactctggaagcagttttccaaaaaaataacatttcagatacactgcaacaattaatcgattgatcgatggttaatcgattacccaattaatcgacaactattttggtcatCGATTCATCGTTTTTTGATTTAATTGtcttctgatttcagcctctcaaattcctttattcatgtctttttcagtaaaaaaaataatgaatttcgATATTTGATGTGgttgatgtttaaagtgctcctgaaaaaagggacttATAGCAGGTTGAATGACACTTTTAgggataaaataagacaaataattccaggtggactgttgtAAGCGTAAAATAGTgtgcatgtatcaaatatatagtcagCCCCctggccaattttgttaactcggTGCGGCCGGCGAGtcgaaaagtttgcccacccctgggctaaccgattactccattaatcgaaacaacgagcttcagattaatcgactaagaaaattatcatgattgcatttttgcatacatttattgttttactgaagctatttgacaaacatttagattttttattattttaacagaatattcaagcggcaacctggtgtttgtgcacttatttgcccTGCCAGGCCAAAGCTTCTATATCTCAATAAAGGGgggcggaaattaaaaatgttttttggaatcagattcattaattaatcaaaaaaataatcaaccaattaatcagttattaaaataatcgttagttgcagccctagtttcAGATCACCCACAGATAACCCCCCGTGGCATGAAAGCATCTGCCAGAATGACCTTCTTTGTCTTCAGTATCGTACCTGAGCCATGCCGACGTGCTTGCTGACGTTCTCCGTCAGGTAGATCATGTCCCCCTCCTCCGATATCACCACGATGAAGCCCGCCAGCGCCTGAGCGTACAGCCCGTCTGCTGGgtcttcttcttcatcctcctcctcctccttctcctcttcttctttttcttcagatGAACTTGGACTCTCGCCTCCTGTGAAACAAGCAAATATGACCTTAATAGTTACCTGGTAAAGTTATGCAAAACTTTGTGGGGGTAATTGTTGGTGCAGAGCAAGATAAAAATGTGCAGAGTGAGGAATTTCTTTTCAGTTTTGGCTGTTACAGTCCACTTGAATGAGGGCCAAGCGGTGCAGCGACACATCAGATCCAGCAGGTGGGGCTGTGCTAAAGAAAAGCTTGCCGTGTGTGGCACTTTATGTCCTGATGCTAGGTGGCTACATGTTAGCCTTACTGATGTAGCAGATTGGGATACAGTCGTGCCACGCCACTTCTTTCTTCGAAGTCTCTATCGTGGTTGTTAATAAATCATTCgtgaatacggcttattattaatcaaaaatatgcatattatagcaaattttacgtatttttttaaataaatacaaggcattcagaagacgttttGATGATATGTAGCCTTggtcactggtcactaggtgtcagtcatgttactgtaatgttgggtgagacacacaagcttgATCGcccaaacaacaggctttttctcttggagatgaataaagtgtgaatgatctcacaacagacaaaataatccctaacgccgacctcacttcctgtccgtgccACCCGAGCACATTCACAGCAACAACGTATGggttatgtttatgtgttaaatgacttatttctcttattatgtcaactacaatgggtaataggagtgtaaagacagaatataggggtgttatttcatgtctacagggctctgataatgttaaaactggtatttagaaggttgcagacaggttttctatgctctaactaggacaatattccatttataaataaggaatcctactttgcggaactaattaaccgcgataaacgagggattacagtatGTCAGCGACACCTGCCTAAAATTAGGAAAAGAAGGCTGCGTTTGAAGAAGAACGTGAAATTGCGCTGTGTTACGATGTCATCAGCCTATGAAGGATAGTTCTTCACCGCTACTGCTGGCTCGGACATTTTACTGCTTTATTAGACATCTTCAAGCCTCATAAATAGATTAAAgagtaataaaaaatatgaaaaagtgTTGGTGTCAGCGCCCAACAACTTGATTTTTCTTTTCCTCCAGTGGCTGTCACAGGAATATTACAGTTGATGCGTCTCATATGAGGTTGCCAAGACACCCAAGGCGATGACACAGTGAAGGAGGAGATGAAATTAAAGGAGGATTATGTTGGATGGGCCGGAAAAAGTCAGGATGGcgagtttaatttatttattcatggaaTTCTCTTGCGCTTTTTGTTGTGTCTCTGGTCTGTGTGAAAGCATATTCTGCAGTCTCGGGTTGAGGTTAGgttagaccagtggttctcaattattttctgtcatgcaccCCCAGGAGACAGAAATGCTTTCACAcgccccccgatttgaaatacgatAGAGAAtatgataatatctatttatttatttatttatctgtactgtacagactgaactcaaaattgtattcaaaatgtattcaagagtcaaattgcatgttgagtacgataaatttgtacatgttggcaagtctgcagtaacattgaaagtactccttgcctctcacacccccccccccgacagttcaccactatttgagaagcactgggttAGACAGACGCGCTCGTTCCTACCAGGATGGAGGAGGCGCTGCATGCGCAGGAAGCTGAGGGTGACCCTCATGATGGCGGCTTTGTCCAGGTGGGTGGAGACCCGCCGGGGGAAGGGTAGCGTCCGGGCCAGGTCGTAAAAGAGCTCTGTCTCTTTGCTCCGCCTACAGCGGGCCGCATCCCGGGAACGCAGCTTCCTCTGCTCCGAACTGGTCCTGCAGGAGGAGAAGAAAGGGGATGAGGAAGTGAACGTAATGCGACGTTAACATGTACACTTTTGGAAATACAACACAGCACATGCTGATGATTCTTCTTTGAGGCTCCTTTCGATGCAGGAATGTTAAAAATGTCCCACCGGGCAGCCTGGGACACCACTTTAGAAACATCCCTCCTTCTGCActaaagcctggattatgctaCTGAGGTGCCAGGGTACgccagctcgctcctccccctccaaaccctcttgtgcaccttaacaaaaaaacaacgtcAAACCTCGTGTAGCGGCGACGTAGACTGTGATTGGTCATCTTTTAGTACCTCGGTATTCATACACTATAGTTCATGTATGAATCTGTGTTTTGGCTAAAGCGGGGGTGTCATAAGTGCGGCCTagggggtcatttgcggcccgtggctgttttttttttttttttttttaaattggctcaaagcacattctaaaaccttaaattattaataaaaaaaacagcggcaaaaatgaaaaaatgtgcaatcattttacaagaataaagtggaaatattaagcGAAAGAAAggcatctaacaagaaaaatctattttacaagaatgacataatatgtggaaaaataacattttagcagcttaaagttgaaatattaaagataaaatcTGTTATTGTTTTAAGTTGCAATATCAtgagtaacaaacaaaacaacaaataaagttgtcattttttttaaattagggagtggaaaaagttacaagaataaagtcaaaatattgtgggattaaaaccataattacgagaagaaaatgtacaagaagaaagtagaaatagtaGGATAGTaaggaaaaaaacaccagcagaaacaaaaaaaacagctgtaattttacgagaataaagtcaaaatattaagagagcaAAAGTCCtattctgaaaagaaaaaagtcaccattttacgagaatgaactcTAATTAAATTATGAGGAAGAAATttgcattttagtagcaatattgaagaaaaaataattatttttttacgtAGTCATATTTTGAAAACAGATTCAGAGCTGGTCCAtggggtccaaaaaggttggggaccactggtggaCACAAATTATTTAGAGGCAGTACAGCCGACCTTCGACTTTTCCAATCtggaatcaacatttgcaataaaagtaccATCTTTCTTTAATTGCTATTGTTTGCTTGCGACAAAGGACAGGCTGGAAAACAGCAGCCCTAGTGTTTCGGCAGAGAATTGCACCCCATGCACTTGAGCCAGACGACGCGCTATAAAAATTTCAAGGTGGTCTGAggggtgggggcgggcggcATGGTGATCTTGAACATTTTGGACCGCCAAAATAAAAGAGGAAAGTTCACAAGTTGAGGgaacaaaatgtatttgttttgttttcgtcTCAGCTGCTGGGAAGTGTTTGCATCGTCTCCCAGTCTGCCCCTCCCCCCGCTAACCTTAACCCTACTTCCCTTCCCCCAACCGCACCCCTCCCGCTTTTTGCCATGTCCAAAGTTGGGAACATTTGCAGAGTGGAAAACAACACTGGTGGAACGTGCACAAGTCATTCGTCCTGCTACTGGACACCAACAACAGAACTACTGCCGGTGTCAACAACACAAGAGTTGCTGTACACTGTGACAGTGTACCCTTTATCTCTTTATCTAGTTCTCACATGGCAGCGTGCAGGAACACACAGTCCTCTCCACTTGGCTAGCacctttgtgtgcgtgtgtacgcAGATGCGAAATGTGACTGGAAGAGCTAGTATTTACATAATTTGCATGCACCGCCTCTTGAAAGTGAGCCAGGTGAGGACACGCCCGTTTCTCATGTCAAGAGAGTACATGaaggcacacacacgcacgcacacacacattagacTCACATTACAAGATTAATCTTTGCTCCAAATTTGGTTTGGAACGTGTTGTGCTGTACACCAAAACAGGAAGTATTGCAACagggtttgtgtgtgcatgtgtcttaCCCTCtaaaacgcacgcacgcacgcacgcacacatttgCACAGCAGTGACGTGACACAAAAGAAAGCTAATTCTTCTCTGagctatgaaataataacagaCTAGTAGCTGATGTTGCGGCAGCTGTggttcagtgttttttttaacagaatgCGGCCCGTGACCAAAAGAGCCCAAGGCCAAGCCAGTCGTCTTTAACTGCCTCCAGTTTGTCCACTGCACCACAGCGTGCTCGCCGACTTCAGTGTATGCAGAAGTCAAAGTGCATTCGCACTGACACACctgtcatgacaaaaaaaactttgctttttttttctcctatgcTTATTGAGATAGATAGATTGttgcatgacagttaaaaacacacagcttgaccctggaacagatcattccCATTTACATGATGTCCCCTGGGGAGAAAACGGGGAGTTTCCAAAGCGTCCCACAATGTTTGATAACTTATGAGTGTACTTCCTGTGATGGTACGAGAGACGTCAGCACACAGTCATCCATTTACCAGGAACTCAACATTGGGATATCCAAAATTGAGATATTTTTAAAGAGTTGTTTCTCGTCTTGACACACGACATGCACACgggtagcagcagcagcaggactaAACCTTGAGACTTGCAGAGAAGTCAGCTTGCAACAAAAGTCTGACAGAGCACATGAGGATAAGTCCTCAACTGTCAGCTCTCTGGGTTGACTCGACACTTCACAAAATAAAAGACTTTGTCCAAAGAAACACGAGACGAAACACACTTTCATCATCATGACCGCACGAATTTGTTTGCACTAAATTATTCCCAAGAAAGCGTTATAGCACAATGAACGACTGCAGCTTTAATACACAATTCATGCAGGGTCCCTAAACGCACCACAATCGACCGTTCACGAGAAGCAAATTATTCGCTTTAAATCGATCAGAATCAAGTAAGCAAAAAATGCCGATCAAGTATGCGAGAGGAGCGGCGGAGTCACTCCACGCTGCTTTCACAGCACGGCGTCTTGTaaagttttgttgttgttttttttaaaaaaacccacacacaaagGAAATACACATCAAATACAAAGTGGCTAAATTACGAATAATGTTTACTATGACTCGAGTCTTACCGTTTGGGCGCCGCACTTTCCGCACTGTCCTCCATGTCGTCTTCTGAGAATAGTTCGCTATTACAGTTTTTCGGGGACGTAAAAAACACAACTCACTACGTCAAGGTAGCACCGCGTCCAGAAAACCTTGCATCCGGTCTCACCTTTTTGAAATTAAAGTCGAAAGAAGCTCATGTTAGGGAATTTCCCAGCAGACAAGGAAATTAATATGCCAGACCATAAATAGGCTAATGGTAGTTATGTGTGTCGAAAGACGAAAAGCATTCCAATGTTGCACTATCCACTACAGTTATTTACAACTACTTAACATGTCTCATCAGTCACACACTAAACACTGCACCCTCAATTTTATTTATCATCACATTGTTACATAAATCTCACATTTGTTGTTCGTCCGTTTAAATTTAGTAATAGagtttatttagttttattctgtaaaataaaattaagcTTCCGGTTTGTCTCTCGCTTGATAGCGCACTGCCCTTACGCCCCGCCCCCTCGCCTTGGCAGTTGTTCGACTGACAAAGACGCTTTGACTGTTTGAGTTGGCCCCCTCTGGTGGTCATAAACCAGAACACTTCTGGTTAAGACGGCTAATGACGTTCGATTCATTAACAGCATGTTCTCGCACCCTGCATCATCTTAAACCACAATCTCTCTTCATCGCGCACCACAGGGATCAGCCGACAGCCCTCATGACTTTTGACTCTCTTGACAGGACAGCTGGGACTTGAGAACCCTCCTTGTAACAAGTGCTGACAGTTGAGGATGGGATGGAAAACAGTCCTGAAACTGGTTTGTCCTGCTGAACCGTGGATGCCCCCGAATTTGACGTGcacatacattttgtacattaaagatgccaaGAGTAATCCAAAAGTAGGTGAATATATACCAAGTTTCCTGAACAAAACAACAtctaagctttgtgttatagttgGCAAAACAAACTGTAACATGTAATAAAATACctgggccgaaaatggcccccaggttcTACTTTGGACACGTCGTCCTATTTAATCCATCAGTGGATCCTAATTATTCATCATACCaagacattttagacaattgtatgcttccaactcCTTTTCTTTATTCACAGTGGACAAGAAGGTGC is drawn from Dunckerocampus dactyliophorus isolate RoL2022-P2 chromosome 12, RoL_Ddac_1.1, whole genome shotgun sequence and contains these coding sequences:
- the hif1al gene encoding hypoxia inducible factor 1 subunit alpha, like, with amino-acid sequence MEDSAESAAPKRTSSEQRKLRSRDAARCRRSKETELFYDLARTLPFPRRVSTHLDKAAIMRVTLSFLRMQRLLHPGGESPSSSEEKEEEEKEEEEDEEEDPADGLYAQALAGFIVVISEEGDMIYLTENVSKHVGMAQLELLGQSVYDFVHPCDQEELRDILALRPGCGKKVTQGQLTLKNFFLRMKSTLTTRGRTVNIKSASWKVFHCTGHMRPLGDPSSPCGMVMALLCEPIPHPSSVDFPLDTHTFLTRHSMDLRFTHCEGRVTELVGYEAADLIGRSVFEFHHALDSDHVNKSLHTLLAKGQVSTSPYRFLARGGGFVWAETQATVLYSSKMSQPEAVVCLNFVLSAVEQSDVVLSTEQLCGADSHKEESSPSAVEGSDRLDKDSGSRPGSLPDAETPDELLRLTPADGDSVSPLTGDFVSLSFVTPHSPDSLPDDPQDLCTPELRQLLSPIFNPITPPPPSSSDVDPSLQPQPVQSQCEENVLDTSKVEKFFAFCPEDADKAQDQEQLVMDGIDLDTLAPYISMDDDFQLTFFSGMPEDTSEPPSSSPEVPTVNRKRAYDPDEEDTLSKLITGDKRHKHDPPSLEEELLLSHSLLGCLEETGQSEVGPGPRGRSHLLTDRDPVLGGMRGLCDTAALMRDIFKSHPPDSFPPLLPMS